The region CTTAGAGATTTGGTTCCAAGTACTCGTCCGATTGTTCTTAGGTCCAACGGTCGACCGGCTACATAAAGAGCCGCCTCAATAAGGGCAAGTTCTTCCTTCATCTTTTCGTTACTTTTTTCCAAGGGTTCACTTGGTTGTGCCGCCTTCATCTCCTCCCCTCTCTCCCACTGGTGTTATAAAAATTTCGTCTGAGCCTTCAACTTGCCAGATGTTGACCCTGTTTTTGTGAGCCAGGAACAGAATTATGATGAAAATTCTTATCTTCTCCAGCAGATCCATATTTTTTACAAGCTCTGAAAATGAGATTACCTGATGTTTTTCGGTTAGGAGGCGGATCCTCATCATAAGGTTTTCCATTTGCTCCTCAATTTCCATCAAATAAACGCTGAGAACTGGGATGACCTCTGGTCTCTGGGGCAGTACATCCTTGAGCGGAGCCCTTAAAGTGAAGAATTTCTCAGTTTTTAAAGCCTCCTCTAAAGCCTGAAGTAGATTCTGTATTGTTGTAGTTGTTAATTCATATCGGATTGGGAGGATTAATGGTGGAGGTATAAATCCGTCTTTCGGCTCAGGCTTGTTCGGGGGTTTCTCAAGCTCCAGTAAAAGACGGGACTTCATTAGATACACGGTTGCGGAAGAATCAAGCGCCACCCCGGACGCTCTGAAATCGAACATTCCTCTTTTTTGCATTTCATATAGAAATGAGGAGAGAAGGAATGTGAGGTCAATGTCCCATGGGTTAACTCTTTCCAGAAATTCAGGATTGAAAAGTATATTCCATGGCGGTAAAAGATAAAAGGGCTTGTCAAATTTTTTCTCCATAGTTACACTTTTCCCTTAAATGTTGTTGAGACTACCTGAGACATCCCCTGATGCCCATAAACTCCATAGATTCTGTCTGCCTTGCTCACCATCTCCGGTTTTAATGTTATTACTATGAATTGGCATTTATCCGATTCTTCAGCTAATAGCTCACCCAGTCTCTCCACATGAAAGGCGTCTAGGTGCGCGTCAATTTCGTCAAAAAGGTAGAAAGAGGCTGGTGAAAATTCTTGGAGTGAGAACAAAAACGCTACAGCGGAAACTGAACGTTCGCCGCTACTTGCTCCGCTTACAAGTATTGGCGGTTTGCCTACGAATTGGACTACCATGTCAACTCCGCCTTCAAATGGGTTATCAGGGTTCTCTAGCCTTAGAGAAGCTTTTCCGCCGCCTGTAAGTCTGGAGAAATATCTGTCTATCTTGTCGTTTATCTTGTTATACGCCTCCATAAACGCATCATATTTCTTTTTCTCTATCTCCTGGATGAAATTCTCAATCGCGATCTTTTCCTTCTCCATCTCATTCATGCGTAATGAGAGTTCTTTATATCTCGATATTTGCTCGTCGTATTGAGACAATGCGAGTTGATTTACCGCGCCAATACTTGCCAGCTCCAGCTTCATCTGCCTTATAAGCATCTCAGCTTCTTCAACTTGTTCCGGAGTAATCATTAACGGCTCATTATACCCCAAATCCCTCAACTGCTCAATATGCCGGCTAGCCTGCAGATTTAATGTCTGAAGGTTAAGTCTAAGTTCATCAAGAAGTTTGTCAGTCTCCTCATATTCTTTGTCAAGAATTCCTAGTCTAGTGTCTACAGCCTCCATTTCCGCGGCAAAACTCTTAGTCTGCTCCTTCGCGTTAATAAGGGAAGTTAAAAGCATTTCCTTCTCTTCTTCACGTTTTTTAATCTCGTTTAGTAAGTTCTCTTTCTCTTTTGTTGATTCATCAATTTCTCTCTCTGTTATGGAAATTCTGTTCGTCGCCTCTCTAACTTGTCGAACAGCATTCTCAAGCATAACTTTTAAAACGTCATCTATTCTGGACCGAATAGATGAAATATCAGTTCTGACCGTACCGAGTTTTTCCTTTAGACTCATCAATTCGTTTCTGAGCGATTCCAGTTCCTCTTCCTTAAGATGCACACCGTCAATTTCCCTGTCGTTTCTCAGGTCTTCAAGTTCCTTCCGCAACTGCTCCTCTTCTGCAGCCAGTTCACTAAGCCTCTTTTCACATTCTTCAACTTGCCTTTTTTCTTCTTCCTTAAGGCTTCGGAGACTGTCTATATTCTTTTCAATACGGCTGAGGTTCGCTTTAGACTGCTGAATGCTTTTCTTAGTTCGTTCAACCTCATTTTTGACGGTGCCAAGCGACTCAGCTATTTTAGTTATTTCTTTTTGGATCTCACTAGCTCTCGCTTCCATCTCTTCAATATCTAAGCTCCTTCTAGTAAGGACTTCCTTCAATGCACTGACAGCCCTGTCAAGGGCTTTCAGTGTCGCTTCGCTTGGAACCAGTGAAGAGAGATCAATAGGAGCTCTGAAAAAACCGCTTTCAACTCCTCCTCCAGCTTCATATAGATCCCCATTTAGCGTGACTGATCGATAACCCCTGCGAGAAGCTTCGATCGCGTCTCTCTCATTCCTTGCTAATAGTGTATCGCCTAGAACGAAGTGAATTGCAGGTTCATACTCTTTGGAATACTCTACATAGTTAACAATTCTCTCTAAACCGGCTGCGTCAATCCCTGAATTCATGGTTGTAACCGCATTATTTCTCGGGGTGATCCCTTGGAGTGGAATAATCTTTATTCTTCCAAGCTTGAGGCGTTTTAGAGTTTCAGCGCATGTGAAGGCAACGCTTAGGTCTCTAACTATGAGTGATTCAAGCCATCCTGCAGCGGCGGCCTCCACAGCTTTTTCGTAGCCTTTCTTGATTCTGACCAAATTTCTGAGGCGGCCATGGATTCCTTCTATAACACCCATTTTGCCAAGTTCTTCTATATGCCTAATCGTCTCTTCTTCCGTGTTTATTTGGCGGATAAGGTTTTTCC is a window of Candidatus Bathyarchaeota archaeon DNA encoding:
- a CDS encoding chromosome segregation protein SMC; amino-acid sequence: MMPYIKKIEVNGFKTFGKKTTLTFDKGFTVITGPNGSGKTNIMDAILFCLGELSVKRLRAENFAGLIYKGNSESNVKNKGKAKVTIQFDNGDGHIPIDTSTITISREIDQNGQSIYRLNGRKVSRTYLMDTLSLASISPYGHNIVLQGTLTRLAEISSVERRKIIEDLIGIGQYDAEKAEAQTKLDAANVAIKTAMGQIGEVQKRIESLEKERNDLLRSNLIQNEIRLFEAVKLSNEIGKIQEKIRKISTEITVLEERISKIREEREALRAKRRCIEDEWRRSGLEKIEEGQTRLLKIQIEIGEIRSRITEISTKISSARSFLHSLIKLKEENSAKIESLKKEITMAEERIKELTDEQDRLVKEIEAKEKVYNDHLNEASRQRMLIQERSERKSKIEERIDNLRREIVAVQKVRSDSKSKIDVYDERIRNLEEKKDEITSLIGKLEESLSHLIAIQNDQASHLSNLQSILEKEDRRKKSLESELKEAAEIAEIASEAYVEFETRKNLIRQINTEEETIRHIEELGKMGVIEGIHGRLRNLVRIKKGYEKAVEAAAAGWLESLIVRDLSVAFTCAETLKRLKLGRIKIIPLQGITPRNNAVTTMNSGIDAAGLERIVNYVEYSKEYEPAIHFVLGDTLLARNERDAIEASRRGYRSVTLNGDLYEAGGGVESGFFRAPIDLSSLVPSEATLKALDRAVSALKEVLTRRSLDIEEMEARASEIQKEITKIAESLGTVKNEVERTKKSIQQSKANLSRIEKNIDSLRSLKEEEKRQVEECEKRLSELAAEEEQLRKELEDLRNDREIDGVHLKEEELESLRNELMSLKEKLGTVRTDISSIRSRIDDVLKVMLENAVRQVREATNRISITEREIDESTKEKENLLNEIKKREEEKEMLLTSLINAKEQTKSFAAEMEAVDTRLGILDKEYEETDKLLDELRLNLQTLNLQASRHIEQLRDLGYNEPLMITPEQVEEAEMLIRQMKLELASIGAVNQLALSQYDEQISRYKELSLRMNEMEKEKIAIENFIQEIEKKKYDAFMEAYNKINDKIDRYFSRLTGGGKASLRLENPDNPFEGGVDMVVQFVGKPPILVSGASSGERSVSAVAFLFSLQEFSPASFYLFDEIDAHLDAFHVERLGELLAEESDKCQFIVITLKPEMVSKADRIYGVYGHQGMSQVVSTTFKGKV